In Labrus mixtus chromosome 11, fLabMix1.1, whole genome shotgun sequence, a single window of DNA contains:
- the plekhg6 gene encoding uncharacterized protein plekhg6 isoform X1, whose amino-acid sequence MEEAALPWRDTVNGERHRDTESRVTDVVDVMTAAAETNQHHRGSSDKNKFNSIGYQRRTKQKVVTDFATVSKGTSAGAKPRAALRQVLFNQGVSEKNPASEERGQLDVLKQDLGTYAVPVCLKWRWEEENQGTTLEKSWTDIVHSHSTMSKMQRHQQEALWEFVHTELTYINKLIIIRDLVIAALVNLHQHGFLLEVTPELLFSNIPSVITAHQLFWQEVIYPMLQEVRKTGKPFDPMGLEAGCLQFHERFSCYRHYCWEEENNLEFTRRLMESSPHFLTYVQWVETHPQCDRMRLGDMQAKPHQRITKYPLLLKAVLKTTHDPQVQHKLVGMISCVISFLESINNYLKHKDEELALVISAQRVEGYEVEGINEEIDKLVREISQFALTCPIRGVGTEVVRKLLLEENLKIRGRKDSKQLEVVALLFSDVLLMTKVQKKGERLKVVRPPLALDRTYCLPLKDGCSFVLVEVGELQSAMNVYIFAASTPESCSKWVTTVQQAKETLRKLRETEYIRQLEKWTLQMLETKPVSDAKMDYLETDKQPLTQPKAGTFVEELNEELIMPTSENGMLASKEAEEPYESPDNVATNSTGVPTVQSQPYKNNNTFSLKGFAGRQQPVKGYEWIELGVRGEQFGMNPEEEEKIIESGITKERRGNQKVQSPPNLDNLHHSTSANTSKYNTTGPHVRLLGEYPDIDYPMDEETSSQPRYQPAVTWEGTESFRQPGEEGLATRRYSDSQSVKQDTRRNSTLSQTGDLETPPGVWGFSKNLKSPGLRRRRPVSIHQGSSTQMSRHFFQDSSNNYSDSEYNRNMKRNSLSSGNSSDTLRVLKLGSLKPNQGMFLNMHDRDSPDPQTFSEPELPEVNSYEKRPIMKTKRSASIPNIIIEGSHGLRHQSSLNSLPLAEDAQLPLSPRNEQASPLEDLLERAKVRVREKDGLKRNRYLKVSHLRSRNPPSPSYSTTPSPPPSDGDRDTEWEEEVELMRHRAPTVSQGWKEQLVDGDDDDKRYSVIFTDGVNVDWSGWCFDDDEVMDNLQPGAEGLLEGIRRSLTLWDPHEPSEQDVGEVIQM is encoded by the exons ATGGAAGAAGCAGCGCTGCCATGGCGAGACACTGTGAACGGGGAGAGACACAGGGACACAGAAAGCAGAGTGACAGATGTTGTGGACGTGatgacagcagctgcagagacaaacCAACACCACCGGGGGTCgtcagacaaaaacaagttcaaCAGTATCGGCTATCAG AGGAGAACCAAGCAGAAGGTGGTGACTGACTTTGCCACAGTGAGTAAAGGAACATCTGCAGGAGCCAAACCCAGAGCTGCACTCAGACAGGTCCTGTTCAATCAGGGTGTGTCTGAGAAGAACCCGGCGTCTGAG GAGCGAGGTCAGCTGGATGTGCTGAAGCAGGATCTGGGGACCTACGCTGTGCCAGTCTGTCTGAAGTggaggtgggaggaggagaATCAGGGAACAACACTGGAGAAGAGCTGGACAGATATAGTGCACTCTCATTCA acaaTGTCTAAGATGCAGAGACACCAGCAGGAGGCGCTGTGGGAGTTTGTTCACACCGAGCTCACCTACATCAACAAGCTAATTATCATCAGAGAC TTGGTCATTGCAGCTCTTGTCAACCTGCACCAGCATGGATTTCTCCTAGAG GTGACCCCTGAGCTGCTTTTCTCAAACATCCCCTCTGTCATCACTGCACACCAGCTCTTCTGGCAGGAGGTCATCTATCCCATGTTACAGGAAGTCCGGAAGACAGGCAAGCCCTTTGACCCCATGGGGTTAGAGGCTGGCTGCCTGCAG ttcCACGAGCGCTTCTCCTGCTATCGACATTACTGCTGGGAGGAGGAAAACAATCTAGAGTTCACACGCAGGCTGATGGAGAGCAGCCCTCACTTTCTCACTTACGTCCAG TGGGTGGAGACTCACCCTCAGTGTGATCGGATGCGTCTCGGGGACATGCAGGCCAAACCCCATCAGAGGATCACAAAGTACCCTCTTCTACTGAAAGCCGTGCTGAAAACTACCCATGATCCTCAAGTGCAGCACAAACTTGTGGGCATG ATATCCTGTGTTATCAGTTTCCTGGAGAGTATCAACAACTACCTGAAGCATAAAGATGAGGAGCTCGCTCTCGTCATCTCTGCTCAGAGGGTGGAGGGATACGAGGTGGAAGGAATCAATGAAGAAATAGACAAG CTAGTCCGTGAGATCTCCCAGTTTGCCCTGACCTGCCCCATCAGAGGAGTGGGTACGGAAGTGGTTCGTAAACTACTCCTGGAGGAGAACCTGAAGATTCGGGGGAGAAAAGACAGCAAG CAGCTGGAGGTGGTGGCTCTGCTTTTCTCAGATGTTCTTCTAATGACCAAAGTCCAGAAGAAAGGAGAGCGGCTGAAGGTAGTACGACCCCCTCTGGCCCTTGACAGAACATATTGCTTACCATTAAAAGATGGCT GTTCTTTTGTTCTCGTGGAGGTAGGCGAGCTTCAGAGTGCTATGAATGTCTACATATTTGCAGCCAGCACCCCAGAGAGCTGTTCCAAATGGGTCACCACCGTTCAGCAGGCAAAG GAAACACTGAGGAAACTGAGAGAAACAGAGTACATCAGACAACTGGAAAAATGGACACTCCAGATGCTGGAGACCAAACCTGTTTCAGACGCTAAAATGGATTATTTGGAGACCGACAAACAACCTCTTACACAACCAAAAGCAGGGACTTTTGTGGAAGAACTTAATGAGGAACTTATTATGCCCACATCAGAAAATGGGATGTTGGCGTCCAAAGAAGCAGAGGAACCGTATGAATCTCCTGATAATGTGGCCACAAACAGTACTGGTGTGCCTACTGTGCAATCCCAGCCctataaaaataacaatacattttctcTTAAGGGCTTTGCTGGTCGGCAACAACCAGTCAAAGGATATGAATGGATTGAATTGGGAGTAAGAGGAGAACAGTTTGGGATGaatccagaggaggaggagaaaattaTTGAATCTGGGATTacaaaggagagaagagggaaccAAAAGGTGCAATCTCCTCCAAATCTGGATAATTTGCATCACAGTACTTCAGCTAACACAtcaaaatacaacacaacaggacCGCATGTTCGCTTACTAGGTGAATATCCAGATATTGACTACCCAATGGATGAAGAAACTTCTTCACAACCGCGTTACCAACCGGCAGTTACCTGGGAGGGGACTGAGTCTTTCAGACAACCAGGAGAAGAAGGACTAGCTACAAGGAGATACTCAGATTCCCAGTCTGTCAAGCAGGACACAAGGAGGAATTCCACTTTAAGTCAAACTGGAGATTTGGAAACACCTCCAGGTGTCTGGGGTTTCTCCAAAAATTTGAAGTCACCTGGCTTACGGAGGAGGAGGCCGGTCAGCATACATCAGGGCTCCTCTACTCAGATGTCTAGGCACTTTTTCCAGGACTCATCTAACAACTACTCTGACTCTGAGTACAACCGAAATATGAAGAGAAACTCCCTTTCTTCTGGCAATAGCTCAGATACACTGCGGGTGCTTAAACTGGGCTCCCTAAAGCCGAACCAGGGGATGTTTTTGAACATGCATGATAGAGACTCTCCAGAcccacaaacattttctgaaccTGAGCTGCCTGAAGTAAACTCCTATGAAAAAAGGCCCATAATGAAAACCAAACGGAGTGCCTCCATCCCTAACATCATCATCGAAGGAAGCCATGGACTCCGTCATCAATCCAGTCTAAACTCACTTCCCCTTGCAGAAGATGCACAGCTCCCACTCTCACCCCGAAACGAACAAGCCTCGCCCCTGGAGGATCTTCTGGAAAGAGCCAAAGTTAGAGTAAGGGAAAAAGATggattaaaaagaaacagatattTGAAAGTGTCTCATTTGAGGTCAAGGaatcctccttctccttcataTTCCACCACACCGTCACCACCACCCAGTGATGGCGATAGGGACAcagagtgggaggaggaggtggagctgaTGAGACACAGAGCTCCCACAGTGAGTCAGGGATGGAAAGAGCAACTGGTGGACGGGGATGACGATGATAAGAGATACAG
- the plekhg6 gene encoding uncharacterized protein plekhg6 isoform X2: MEEAALPWRDTVNGERHRDTESRVTDVVDVMTAAAETNQHHRGSSDKNKFNSIGYQRRTKQKVVTDFATVSKGTSAGAKPRAALRQVLFNQGVSEKNPASEERGQLDVLKQDLGTYAVPVCLKWRWEEENQGTTLEKSWTDIVHSHSTMSKMQRHQQEALWEFVHTELTYINKLIIIRDLVIAALVNLHQHGFLLEVTPELLFSNIPSVITAHQLFWQEVIYPMLQEVRKTGKPFDPMGLEAGCLQFHERFSCYRHYCWEEENNLEFTRRLMESSPHFLTYVQWVETHPQCDRMRLGDMQAKPHQRITKYPLLLKAVLKTTHDPQVQHKLVGMISCVISFLESINNYLKHKDEELALVISAQRVEGYEVEGINEEIDKLVREISQFALTCPIRGVGTEVVRKLLLEENLKIRGRKDSKLEVVALLFSDVLLMTKVQKKGERLKVVRPPLALDRTYCLPLKDGCSFVLVEVGELQSAMNVYIFAASTPESCSKWVTTVQQAKETLRKLRETEYIRQLEKWTLQMLETKPVSDAKMDYLETDKQPLTQPKAGTFVEELNEELIMPTSENGMLASKEAEEPYESPDNVATNSTGVPTVQSQPYKNNNTFSLKGFAGRQQPVKGYEWIELGVRGEQFGMNPEEEEKIIESGITKERRGNQKVQSPPNLDNLHHSTSANTSKYNTTGPHVRLLGEYPDIDYPMDEETSSQPRYQPAVTWEGTESFRQPGEEGLATRRYSDSQSVKQDTRRNSTLSQTGDLETPPGVWGFSKNLKSPGLRRRRPVSIHQGSSTQMSRHFFQDSSNNYSDSEYNRNMKRNSLSSGNSSDTLRVLKLGSLKPNQGMFLNMHDRDSPDPQTFSEPELPEVNSYEKRPIMKTKRSASIPNIIIEGSHGLRHQSSLNSLPLAEDAQLPLSPRNEQASPLEDLLERAKVRVREKDGLKRNRYLKVSHLRSRNPPSPSYSTTPSPPPSDGDRDTEWEEEVELMRHRAPTVSQGWKEQLVDGDDDDKRYSVIFTDGVNVDWSGWCFDDDEVMDNLQPGAEGLLEGIRRSLTLWDPHEPSEQDVGEVIQM; the protein is encoded by the exons ATGGAAGAAGCAGCGCTGCCATGGCGAGACACTGTGAACGGGGAGAGACACAGGGACACAGAAAGCAGAGTGACAGATGTTGTGGACGTGatgacagcagctgcagagacaaacCAACACCACCGGGGGTCgtcagacaaaaacaagttcaaCAGTATCGGCTATCAG AGGAGAACCAAGCAGAAGGTGGTGACTGACTTTGCCACAGTGAGTAAAGGAACATCTGCAGGAGCCAAACCCAGAGCTGCACTCAGACAGGTCCTGTTCAATCAGGGTGTGTCTGAGAAGAACCCGGCGTCTGAG GAGCGAGGTCAGCTGGATGTGCTGAAGCAGGATCTGGGGACCTACGCTGTGCCAGTCTGTCTGAAGTggaggtgggaggaggagaATCAGGGAACAACACTGGAGAAGAGCTGGACAGATATAGTGCACTCTCATTCA acaaTGTCTAAGATGCAGAGACACCAGCAGGAGGCGCTGTGGGAGTTTGTTCACACCGAGCTCACCTACATCAACAAGCTAATTATCATCAGAGAC TTGGTCATTGCAGCTCTTGTCAACCTGCACCAGCATGGATTTCTCCTAGAG GTGACCCCTGAGCTGCTTTTCTCAAACATCCCCTCTGTCATCACTGCACACCAGCTCTTCTGGCAGGAGGTCATCTATCCCATGTTACAGGAAGTCCGGAAGACAGGCAAGCCCTTTGACCCCATGGGGTTAGAGGCTGGCTGCCTGCAG ttcCACGAGCGCTTCTCCTGCTATCGACATTACTGCTGGGAGGAGGAAAACAATCTAGAGTTCACACGCAGGCTGATGGAGAGCAGCCCTCACTTTCTCACTTACGTCCAG TGGGTGGAGACTCACCCTCAGTGTGATCGGATGCGTCTCGGGGACATGCAGGCCAAACCCCATCAGAGGATCACAAAGTACCCTCTTCTACTGAAAGCCGTGCTGAAAACTACCCATGATCCTCAAGTGCAGCACAAACTTGTGGGCATG ATATCCTGTGTTATCAGTTTCCTGGAGAGTATCAACAACTACCTGAAGCATAAAGATGAGGAGCTCGCTCTCGTCATCTCTGCTCAGAGGGTGGAGGGATACGAGGTGGAAGGAATCAATGAAGAAATAGACAAG CTAGTCCGTGAGATCTCCCAGTTTGCCCTGACCTGCCCCATCAGAGGAGTGGGTACGGAAGTGGTTCGTAAACTACTCCTGGAGGAGAACCTGAAGATTCGGGGGAGAAAAGACAGCAAG CTGGAGGTGGTGGCTCTGCTTTTCTCAGATGTTCTTCTAATGACCAAAGTCCAGAAGAAAGGAGAGCGGCTGAAGGTAGTACGACCCCCTCTGGCCCTTGACAGAACATATTGCTTACCATTAAAAGATGGCT GTTCTTTTGTTCTCGTGGAGGTAGGCGAGCTTCAGAGTGCTATGAATGTCTACATATTTGCAGCCAGCACCCCAGAGAGCTGTTCCAAATGGGTCACCACCGTTCAGCAGGCAAAG GAAACACTGAGGAAACTGAGAGAAACAGAGTACATCAGACAACTGGAAAAATGGACACTCCAGATGCTGGAGACCAAACCTGTTTCAGACGCTAAAATGGATTATTTGGAGACCGACAAACAACCTCTTACACAACCAAAAGCAGGGACTTTTGTGGAAGAACTTAATGAGGAACTTATTATGCCCACATCAGAAAATGGGATGTTGGCGTCCAAAGAAGCAGAGGAACCGTATGAATCTCCTGATAATGTGGCCACAAACAGTACTGGTGTGCCTACTGTGCAATCCCAGCCctataaaaataacaatacattttctcTTAAGGGCTTTGCTGGTCGGCAACAACCAGTCAAAGGATATGAATGGATTGAATTGGGAGTAAGAGGAGAACAGTTTGGGATGaatccagaggaggaggagaaaattaTTGAATCTGGGATTacaaaggagagaagagggaaccAAAAGGTGCAATCTCCTCCAAATCTGGATAATTTGCATCACAGTACTTCAGCTAACACAtcaaaatacaacacaacaggacCGCATGTTCGCTTACTAGGTGAATATCCAGATATTGACTACCCAATGGATGAAGAAACTTCTTCACAACCGCGTTACCAACCGGCAGTTACCTGGGAGGGGACTGAGTCTTTCAGACAACCAGGAGAAGAAGGACTAGCTACAAGGAGATACTCAGATTCCCAGTCTGTCAAGCAGGACACAAGGAGGAATTCCACTTTAAGTCAAACTGGAGATTTGGAAACACCTCCAGGTGTCTGGGGTTTCTCCAAAAATTTGAAGTCACCTGGCTTACGGAGGAGGAGGCCGGTCAGCATACATCAGGGCTCCTCTACTCAGATGTCTAGGCACTTTTTCCAGGACTCATCTAACAACTACTCTGACTCTGAGTACAACCGAAATATGAAGAGAAACTCCCTTTCTTCTGGCAATAGCTCAGATACACTGCGGGTGCTTAAACTGGGCTCCCTAAAGCCGAACCAGGGGATGTTTTTGAACATGCATGATAGAGACTCTCCAGAcccacaaacattttctgaaccTGAGCTGCCTGAAGTAAACTCCTATGAAAAAAGGCCCATAATGAAAACCAAACGGAGTGCCTCCATCCCTAACATCATCATCGAAGGAAGCCATGGACTCCGTCATCAATCCAGTCTAAACTCACTTCCCCTTGCAGAAGATGCACAGCTCCCACTCTCACCCCGAAACGAACAAGCCTCGCCCCTGGAGGATCTTCTGGAAAGAGCCAAAGTTAGAGTAAGGGAAAAAGATggattaaaaagaaacagatattTGAAAGTGTCTCATTTGAGGTCAAGGaatcctccttctccttcataTTCCACCACACCGTCACCACCACCCAGTGATGGCGATAGGGACAcagagtgggaggaggaggtggagctgaTGAGACACAGAGCTCCCACAGTGAGTCAGGGATGGAAAGAGCAACTGGTGGACGGGGATGACGATGATAAGAGATACAG